AAGAGCAATACAGAGCGTACCCGCTTAAGAAAGATAGTAGAAGGAATTAAGCCAAAAGGCTTTGGAATTATTATTAGGACGGTTTCTGAGAAAAAAGGCGTAGCGGAAATCCAAAAGGATATTCTGGATCTGGTATCGAAGTGGGAAACTCTGATGAAGAAAATCCCTAAAACCGGACCGGCAAAAAGAATACTCGGAGAAATGGGAAGAACATCTACCATTCTTCGGGACATACTGAACGCTGATTTTACACATGTTTATGTTGATGATCCGGCATTGTTTGAGGAAGTAAAGTCTTATGTACATGAAATTTCTCCGGAAATGGAAAGTATTGTTAAGCTTTACAAAGGCAAAGAGCCTATTTTCGAACATTTTGGACTGGAAAAACAAATTAAAGCCTCTTTTGGCAAGACAGTTAATCTTGCAGGTGGTGCATATCTGGTAATAGAGCATACGGAAGCACTGCATGTAATCGACGTAAATAGCGGAAACAGAACAGCTAATCCTGAAAATCAGGAAGAGAATGCATTGCAGGTTAATAAGGAAGCGGCAAAAGAAATTGCCAGACAACTTCGCTTGCGAGATATGGGAGGTATTGTAGTAATCGATTTTATCGATATGCACAAAGCTCCAAATCGTAAAGAGTTGTTCGATTTTCTGAAAACTGAAATGAGCCATGATAGGGCTAAGCATACTATTCTTCCTCCAAGCAAGTTTGGATTGGTACAGATTACTCGTCAAAGGGTAAGACCGGAGATGAATATTGTAACCAGCGAAAAATGTCCTACTTGTGGCGGAACAGGAGAGATTAAAGCGAGTATCGTCCTGATTGATGATATAGAGAATAATCTGAATTACATTTTAAACGAACAAGCGGAAAAAGGGATTACACTAGCTGTTCATCCTTATGTAGAAGCGTTTATTAAAAGAGGGTTTTTGTCTAAGCAAGTGAAATGGTTCTTTAAGTACGGGCAATGGGTAAAAGTAAAAGGTATTACCTCATACCACTTAACGGAATTTGCCTTTATGAATAATAAAGAAGAAGAGATCAAGCTTTAATGCAATACTATGATCCTTAAAGTAAGGATCGCGAATTTGAAAGCGAACACAAAATCCTCAGAAAATTCAATTTTCTGAGGATTTTGTTTTTTTGAGTTTACTTGACGTTTTTCATTTTTATAACGAATGCTTTTAAAGCATTTTAAGTTCGGAAAATATGGATAGAACTTAAATAGTATCTTACTTAAGTTTTTGATGTGTTTTCTTAAATAGTGTTATACTTATTTAAGGAAAATATGAATAAATGAATAATCATCATTCAGGAAATTATATCAATCAAGGATATTATAAAAGCTTTCAACCCAGCCTTATCAATAGATAATGGTCTTGGAGATATGGAAGTTATTCAATTGTCGAGTAAAGCAGATATGTGTTTAGGTCGGTTGGATATGTACTCAGAATAGCGCTAAGGAAGTAATAGAATATTTATATACTAAGCCAATAATAGATGTCTCAAAAGTGGATAATTTAATACAAAAGTCTAATGTGACAGCTTACAAGCTTATTTCAGACCTGGAAAAACAGGATGTTTTAAGGGAGATATCCGGGGCACAGAGAAATAGATTTTATATATTTAAGATTATGTGGATTTGTTTAAAAGCGTTTAATTAAGCGGATTAACTGTGATCTTCTCCTGTTCTATGCCCCGACAAATTATCACCGTCGGTTTTTCTTAAGCGAGTAAATACTAATGAGGATAAAGCAGTAATTATTCCTAGTATAATAAATGTATACTTAAATGCAGTAATATTTGATTGAGAAGGAATATTGTGCATTAAATTTAGTAAAAAAGATGTTATAGAAATGCCAAAGCTAATGGATAATTGCTGGGTAACCGCAATCATACTGTTTCCTTCGCTGGAAGTATCTTTATCCAGATCGGCGACGGAGATGGTGTTCATGGAAGTGAACTGGACTGAACTGATCATTCCGTAAAGCAATAAAAGTGGGATAAGCATATAAAGTGGGGTATTTTGGTTAGGGAGCGAAAACAGAGCTATGATTATGGCCAGTAGAATGGTATTTCCAACCAGTGTTCGCCTGTATCCTAATTTCTTTACAATTTTTGTTACTATGGTTTTTGTGAAAAGATTCGCTGCTGCGGAAGGAATAAGCATTAAGCCGGATATTGCTGCCGGATAGCCTAATCCAATTTGCAACATTAACGGTAAAAGAAGCGGAAAGCCTCCTATGCCAAGCCGGGTTGATAAACTTCCTATAAGTCCGATCCTCAATGTTCTTATATTGAAGAGTTCCAGTTTTATTAGCGGGTTTTTAGTTTTTAAAGCATGCTGTATATAAGAGAATATCAATAAGCCGGATAATGTGATAAAGCCGATTAGATAAACTGTATTTCCTTTTCCACCATTACCTATCTCCATAGCTAAAGTGATTAAAGTTAAGGCGCCACTAAAGAAAATAAATCCGAGGAAATCGAAAACGCCTGTCTCCCTTTTAAAATTAGGCATAGCGTAGCCGGCCATAAAAATTCCTATAATCCCAATGGGGATATTTATTAAAAATATCCAATGCCAGGACGCAAAGTCTACAATAAAACCACCAAGGCTGGGACCTAACAGCGGCCCCACCATCCCCGGAATGATGACAAAGTTCAAAACGCGTAAAAGCAGTTTTTTAGGATAAGCATATAAGATGGTTAATCTGGCGACGGGAACCATCATAGCTCCTCCAATTCCCTGTAATATTCTGGAAAACACCAACTGTGGAAGATTGCCTGCCAGAGAGCAGCATAGAGAGCCGATAGTAAAAAGCGCTACAGCAATGGTGAAAGTGGTTTTTGTGCCAAATTTGTCTGCCATCCAGCCGCTGACCGGAATTAAAACGGCTAAAGTAAGGGTGTATGATATAATTACCGATTGCATGTCCAGTGCCGAATGATTGAGGTCTTTCGCAATTGCTGGAAGTGCGGTGTTGAGGATGGTACCATCCAATGATTGCATGAAGAATGCAAGTGCGGCAATCCATGGTAAAAACTTTCTCGATCGCTGGTCAAAAAGGGTTGTTTCTGTCATTTAAAGAGATACAATAAAAAAACAACGGAAAAAGTTTGGTTTGTGTTCTTGTCTTGATATGATAAGACCGAATAATTGACAAATTTATCTAAAGCAGTGGAAATATTTCATTTTTTTCCTATCTTTGCATCCCGACAAACAAGTCGGGCTTTTCTATAAAAGCGTAAGAAAATCCCGAAAATAATTTACGCCAATGCCAAAAGATACGTCAATTAAATCAGTCCTGATCATCGGATCGGGTCCAATCATTATCGGTCAAGCTTGTGAATTTGACTATTCTGGTTCTCAAGCTGCTTTGTCTTTGAAAGAAGAAGGAATCGAGGTTTCAATCATCAACTCCAATCCGGCAACCATCATGACGGATAATGTGATTGCAGATCATGTTTATCTGTTACCATTAACAGTTGATTCTATCGAGCAAATTTTACAGGAACGTAAAATTGATGCGGTACTACCAACTATGGGAGGCCAAACTGCTTTGAATCTTGCTAAGGAAGCCGATGAAAGAGGTATTTGGACAAAATACGGAGTGAGGATTATAGGTGTTGATATTGCAGCTATAGAGAAAACAGAAAACAGAGAGGAGTTTAGACAGCTGATGGTAGATATCGGTGTGGGTGTAGCTCCTTCTAAGATAGCTAACTCTTTCCTTGAAGGTAAAGAAGCGGCTCAGGAAATAGGTTTTCCGTTGGTAATCCGTCCTTCCTACACATTAGGCGGTTCAGGAGGTGGTTTCGTACACAGCAAAGAAGACTTTGATGCTGCTTTAACCAGAGGTTTAACGGCGTCGCCAACTCATGAGGTTTTAGTAGAACAAGCTGTATTGGGATGGAAAGAGTTTGAGCTGGAACTGTTAAGAGATAGCAATGACAACGTTATCATCATCTGTTCTATCGAAAACTTCGATCCAATGGGAATCCATACAGGAGACTCCATTACAGTTGCTCCTGCAATGACATTGTCTGACAGAACTTATCAGGAGATGCGTAATCAGGCGATCAAGATGATGAGAGCTATCGGTAATTTTGCGGGTGGATGTAACGTACAGTTCTCTGTAAATCCAGCGAATGATGATATCATCGCCATCGAGATCAATCCTCGTGTTTCCAGATCTTCAGCGTTAGCATCGAAGGCTACTGGTTACCCAATCGCGAAAATAGCAGCTAAATTGGCTATCGGATACAACTTAGACGAACTGCAAAATCAAATTACAAAAACAACATCAGCATATTTCGAACCTACTTTAGATTATGTAATCGTTAAAATCCCTCGTTGGAACTTTGATAAATTCCCGGGAGCTAACAAAGAGTTAGGTTTACAAATGAAAGCGGTAGGTGAGGTTATGGGAATCGGGCGTTCTTTTAACGAAGCCTTACAAAAAGCTTGTCAGTCGCTGGAAATTGGTAGAGCAGGTTTAGGTGCAGATGGAAAGCAAGACAGAAGCGTAGAAGAAATTATGTACAAATTGGAGCATCCAAGCTGGGACAGATTGTTCGCTGTAAAAGATGCTTTGAGAATTGGTGTGCCAATTGAATCTGTTAGAAAAGCAACCAGAAT
This genomic interval from Pseudopedobacter saltans DSM 12145 contains the following:
- a CDS encoding Rne/Rng family ribonuclease yields the protein MVKELIINSAPGGVTIALVQDKQLVELNKEQINNNYAVGDIYLGRIKKIMPGLNAAFVDVGYEKDAFLHYLDLGPQVQSLLKLTRQARNGNFTDYLLSSFKREEDIDKSGKISTILSKDLLLPVQIAKEPISTKGPRLSSDLSIAGRFVVLVPFSDVISISKKIKSNTERTRLRKIVEGIKPKGFGIIIRTVSEKKGVAEIQKDILDLVSKWETLMKKIPKTGPAKRILGEMGRTSTILRDILNADFTHVYVDDPALFEEVKSYVHEISPEMESIVKLYKGKEPIFEHFGLEKQIKASFGKTVNLAGGAYLVIEHTEALHVIDVNSGNRTANPENQEENALQVNKEAAKEIARQLRLRDMGGIVVIDFIDMHKAPNRKELFDFLKTEMSHDRAKHTILPPSKFGLVQITRQRVRPEMNIVTSEKCPTCGGTGEIKASIVLIDDIENNLNYILNEQAEKGITLAVHPYVEAFIKRGFLSKQVKWFFKYGQWVKVKGITSYHLTEFAFMNNKEEEIKL
- the mdtD gene encoding multidrug transporter subunit MdtD; translation: MTETTLFDQRSRKFLPWIAALAFFMQSLDGTILNTALPAIAKDLNHSALDMQSVIISYTLTLAVLIPVSGWMADKFGTKTTFTIAVALFTIGSLCCSLAGNLPQLVFSRILQGIGGAMMVPVARLTILYAYPKKLLLRVLNFVIIPGMVGPLLGPSLGGFIVDFASWHWIFLINIPIGIIGIFMAGYAMPNFKRETGVFDFLGFIFFSGALTLITLAMEIGNGGKGNTVYLIGFITLSGLLIFSYIQHALKTKNPLIKLELFNIRTLRIGLIGSLSTRLGIGGFPLLLPLMLQIGLGYPAAISGLMLIPSAAANLFTKTIVTKIVKKLGYRRTLVGNTILLAIIIALFSLPNQNTPLYMLIPLLLLYGMISSVQFTSMNTISVADLDKDTSSEGNSMIAVTQQLSISFGISITSFLLNLMHNIPSQSNITAFKYTFIILGIITALSSLVFTRLRKTDGDNLSGHRTGEDHS